A stretch of Aedes aegypti strain LVP_AGWG chromosome 2, AaegL5.0 Primary Assembly, whole genome shotgun sequence DNA encodes these proteins:
- the LOC5578764 gene encoding uncharacterized protein LOC5578764, translating into MSSKLIGSWCLSDGAFFPCSIHNIGDDGKTVLIVPGEGQSFTLVIKNFRQNIETGGEPHKVSRIKSTGYNLVETVVTARNTVSRGSSGQLVVFSSFRECNVVGGIEGVKAIGTMDGGSKLTVIRVTEDNKMRLDVFADLVGCNMGSIVHSFDLTWEKNEFEVTRNRQVHKVKTVQIAKNSSKLFTRFLNCIDIAEETEIILFTMDNGLYWLKILEGSYEIVTVRMYPSIVLDYNYAHNTGCFAVLVSNAVLYIYSISEDADCLLLQEDKRYLGPIVEAHYFITELSTFIYSNGSHVIQIRYYYSELSKAILHVSKELQIVGVTGITYLDHAKMAICVTENRLFYSVPVHKLTDLNTNQQNDYFELTNEILSQANQMTCLLTNEVTVEKTIAQQINQEKVQIDVLTQAANRMYGKLITAELLYHKHLPNLHYNTLLLNDKACLSNMFVQIEIILSKGIRECINRQSNWLLQVCLDDDAIQIQLEKMNYIEDNTIRLLAPIEESTFRMHGFPRIEINAIITVTHDQDKLMLKIPIQVRNEENFASLFEASLHEPKIVNPRAKLPTEEARDLIRQCEQKPVSEAMLLEWDLRGLMEFPTIGSLLNQIGIPMNNIIVEKAFLKLGNQLCEVNQVDPHAFRFNTKSPGVLYLVKVLCNEKLRHKSKTEIEKLKAIRLQLLQCESDFQSIASFYRQIRTSFDTWR; encoded by the coding sequence ATGTCCAGCAAGTTGATCGGAAGCTGGTGCCTTTCGGACGGTGCTTTTTTCCCGTGCTCCATCCACAACATCGGCGACGACGGGAAAACTGTCTTGATTGTGCCAGGCGAGGGCCAATCGTTTACACTGGTCATCAAAAATTTCCGGCAGAACATTGAAACAGGTGGCGAACCTCACAAGGTGTCCCGTATTAAATCGACCGGTTACAATCTGGTGGAAACAGTCGTCACGGCAAGAAATACCGTGAGTCGCGGAAGTAGCGGTCAGTTAGTGGTGTTTAGTTCATTTCGAGAATGCAACGTGGTTGGGGGAATCGAAGGAGTTAAGGCTATAGGGACAATGGACGGTGGGTCCAAGTTGACCGTGATCCGAGTAACTGAAGATAACAAAATGCGACTGGACGTGTTTGCCGATTTGGTCGGTTGTAATATGGGTAGCATTGTCCATTCATTTGATCTAACATGGGAGAAAAATGAATTTGAAGTCACTCGTAACCGACAAGTTCATAAGGTCAAAACTGTTCAGATTGCTAAGAATAGCTCTAAACtgtttacaagatttttaaattGCATTGATATTGCAGAAGAAACAGAAATCATTTTATTCACAATGGACAATGGACTTTACTGGCTGAAAATCTTGGAAGGGAGCTACGAAATCGTAACAGTTAGAATGTATCCGTCTATCGTTCTGGACTACAATTATGCCCATAATACCGGATGCTTTGCGGTTCTAGTGTCCAACGCTGTACTGTACATCTATTCAATTTCCGAGGACGCCGATTGTCTACTGCTTCAGGAAGATAAACGATATCTGGGCCCCATCGTGGAAGCCCACTATTTCATTACTGAGTTAAGCACTTTTATCTACTCTAATGGCTCTCATGTCATACAAATACGATACTATTATTCCGAACTCAGTAAAGCTATTCTACACGTATCCAAAGAACTACAAATTGTCGGTGTGACCGGAATTACCTATTTGGATCACGCCAAGATGGCAATATGCGTAACAGAAAACCGCCTGTTCTATTCAGTTCCAGTACATAAATTGACCGATCTAAATACCAACCAGCAAAATGATTATTTCGAACTCACCAACGAAATTTTATCGCAAGCCAATCAGATGACTTGCCTTCTAACTAATGAGGTGACCGTCGAAAAAACGATCGCACAACAAATCAACCAAGAGAAGGTGCAAATCGACGTTTTGACCCAAGCTGCTAACAGAATGTATGGAAAGCTTATCACAGCTGAATTGCTGTACCACAAACATCTTCCAAATTTGCACTATAACACCCTCCTGCTGAATGATAAAGCTTGCCTAAGCAATATGTTCGTTCAGATAGAAATTATCTTGAGCAAAGGAATCCGAGAATGTATAAACCGCCAAAGCAATTGGCTTCTGCAAGTTTGCTTAGACGACGATGCCATCCAAATCCAGCTCGAGAAAATGAATTACATTGAGGATAACACCATCCGGTTACTCGCTCCAATTGAAGAAAGTACTTTTCGTATGCATGGGTTTCCCCGAATAGAAATCAACGCAATAATCACAGTTACACATGATCAAGATAAGCTAATGCTGAAAATCCCGATACAAGTAAGGAATGAGGAGAATTTTGCCAGTCTATTCGAGGCTAGCTTACACGAACCGAAAATTGTTAACCCTAGAGCTAAACTACCGACCGAGGAAGCACGTGATCTCATTCGTCAATGCGAGCAAAAGCCAGTTTCAGAAGCAATGCTGTTGGAGTGGGATTTAAGGGGATTGATGGAATTCCCAACGATTGGCAGTCTCCTAAATCAAATCGGCATACCGATGAATAACATAATTGTTGAAAAAGCTTTCCTAAAGCTTGGCAATCAACTTTGCGAAGTAAACCAAGTCGATCCTCATGCATTCCGGTTCAACACGAAATCGCCAGGAGTGTTGTATTTGGTGAAGGTTTTGTGCAATGAAAAGCTTCGACATAAGAGCAAGACGGAGATAGAAAAATTAAAG
- the LOC5578763 gene encoding 39S ribosomal protein L13, mitochondrial, with product MSVTRRVQQWATFARTWHVYDCTWQNPFESASLIRKHLMGLHKPIYHPMNDCGDHVVVINTAEIALPGDEWKKRVYFHHTGYAGGASWTLAWELHEKDPTQIMKKAIYRSMHGNLQRRHTMQRLHLFKDDNVPQEILENITNQIRQPRRVPERLDQMDPDLVKNFPKIMDYPKDYVLR from the exons ATGTCTGTGACAAGACGAGTTCAG CAATGGGCAACATTTGCCAGAACTTGGCACGTCTACGACTGCACCTGGCAGAACCCGTTTGAGTCGGCCTCTCTGATCCGGAAGCATCTAATGGGGCTCCACAAGCCTATCTATCACCCGATGA ATGACTGCGGGGATCACGTCGTAGTGATTAATACGGCCGAAATTGCGTTGCCGGGAGATGAGTGGAAAAAGCGAGTATACTTCCACCATACGGGATATGCCGGTGGAGCAAGCTGGACACTGGCGTGGGAGCTGCACGAAAAGGATCCTACCCAA ATCATGAAAAAAGCCATCTACCGATCCATGCACGGAAACCTGCAGCGTCGCCACACGATGCAACGGCTGCATCTCTTCAAAGACGATAACGTGCCGCAAGAAATTCTGGAAAACATCACCAACCAAATTCGGCAACCAAGACGAGTGCCGGAGCGGTTGGACCAAATGGATCCAGATCTGGTGAAGAATTTCCCTAAGATAATGGACTACCCCAAGGATTACGTTCTTCGATAA
- the LOC5578762 gene encoding selenoprotein H, translating into MAPTRKRSGTPKTQPARARKDVKKPATQKSKPDRDQQNSVGPADENGPTMFIEHCTSUSVFKRKAAQIHKELSDLAPEQSFGLKLNEGGKPRRGAFEISVAKSKDAKPTQIWTGLSKGPPRKDKFPEANQILKEVLAALK; encoded by the exons ATGGCTCCCACCCGCAAACGATCGGGAACACCTAAAACACAG CCCGCACGAGCCAGGAAAGACGTCAAGAAACCAGCAACCCAGAAGTCTAAACCGGACCGGGACCAACAGAACAGTGTTGGTCCTGCCGATGAAAATGGCCCGACCATGTTCATCGAACACTGCACTTCCTGATCCGTGTTCAAGCGCAAGGCAGCTCAGATCCACAAGGAACTGAGTGACCTTGCGCCGGAACAGTCGTTCGGGTTGAAGCTGAACGAGGGGGGAAAACCACGTCGTGGAGCTTTCGAGATTTCCGTTGCCAAATCAAAAGACGCCAAGCCTACCCAGATTTGGACGGGATTGTCCAAGGGACCTCCGAGGAAGGATAAATTTCCGGAAGCCAACCAAATTCTGAAGGAAGTTCTGGCGGCTTTGAAGTAG